A single region of the Salvia miltiorrhiza cultivar Shanhuang (shh) chromosome 8, IMPLAD_Smil_shh, whole genome shotgun sequence genome encodes:
- the LOC130998653 gene encoding uncharacterized protein LOC130998653, whose translation MPFFKILRKGTKFLWTAECRAAFEDLKVYLAKLPTLIKPVPGEILYLYIAVGEDAISSVLIREEGSHQKPIYFVSRIIQGPELNYTEIEKAALAVMVTARKLRPYFLSHRVVVRTALPFRQVLGRPDLSGRMVKWAVELGEYDVEYEPRTSIKAQELADFIQETTRRPAPEFWVAFVDGSVTKEGCGIGVYITSPGYGTYQFAIKFTCRLSNNEAEYEAVVRGAHILSELKAECVIIKTDSQLVAQQLSVAYNVKDQRMKAYHYKINEMKEKFMEFKIEQIAREENTKADLLARMASAVEQTWSDEIILLCDTREMGTSPVFSVEIRDDWRAPIMHFLRTGERFSKKSNQRARYENYCLINDQLYKRAFTQPLLKCLFPEEANFALLEIHAGCCGGHSGFRDLVRKIIRAGFYWPNINKDAREFVRRCEAFQRHAGRIHVPGETMGVMNAACPFDKWGIDIVGKLPTAPGGKCFLIVAVDYFSKWVKAEAVGKIDEVTVERFIWRNICCRFGVPRVIVSNNGTQFTGQRIADFCDRMDITQRFVSVAHPQANGQVELVNRSICEGIKKRLNQSREKWVEELDTVLRAYRTSPKTATGEAPFTLVYGSNAVIPAEARLESYRIITYDTEHNADLRRTELDLVEAQREEAQVKAAKYKSVIKAGYDKGVRAQKLAKGDLVLKRADALKAVGKFEANWEGPFIVTEVLGGGAYILSDSDGRALPRPWNINTLKKFYV comes from the coding sequence ATGCCGTTCTTCAAAATCTTAAGGAAGGGAACCAAATTCTTGTGGACAGCGGAATGCCGGGCGGCATTCGAGGATCTTAAAGTGTATCTGGCGAAGCTCCCGACTCTGATcaagccggtcccgggagaaaTATTGTATCTGTATATAGCAGTGGGGGAAGAtgcaatcagctctgtgcttatcagagaggagggaagtcaCCAGAAACCCATCTACTTCGTCAGCCGAATCATCCAGGGTCCTGAATTGAATTACACAGAAatcgagaaggctgctctggcggtcatggtcacGGCAAGAAAATTAAGACCTTATTTCTTatcacatcgggtagtggtgcgcACTGCTCTACCTTTTAGACAAGTGTTGGGGCggccggatttgtcgggaagaatggtcaaatgggctgtggaattGGGGGAATATGATGTGGAATACGAGCCAAGAACATCAATTAAAGCACAAGAGCTGGCAGATTTCATCCAAGAAACAACTCGCCGTCCCGCGCCAGAGTTTTGGGTTGCCTTTGTGGACGGGTCAGTAACAAAAGAGGGATGCGGAATTGGGGTGTACATCACATCACCAGGTTACGGGACATATCAATTTGCTATTAAATTCACCTGCCGGCTGTCCAACAATGAGGCTGAGTATGAGGCTGTGGTCAGAGGGGCGCATATCCTGTCGGAACTCAAGGCAGAATGTGTCATCATCAAGACGGATTCTCAGTTAGTAGCTCAACAACTGTCAGTGGCCTATAATGTCAAGGATCAGcggatgaaggcgtaccattACAAAATCAACgagatgaaagaaaagttcatggaattcaaaATCGAACAGATTGCCCGGGAGGAGAACACGAAAGCAGACTTACTGGCACGCATGGCCAGCGCGGTGGAACAAACTTGGAGTGACGAGAtcattttactctgtgataccagagaaatgggAACTTCACCAGTTTTCTCCGTCGAAATCAGGGATGACTGGCGAGCTCCGATTATGCATTTTCTAAGAACAGGGGAGCGGTTTAGCAAAAAGTCTAATCAGCGGGCTCGCTATGAGAACTACTGtttaatcaacgatcaactctacAAGCGGGCATTCACTCAACCTTTACTCAAATGTCTATTTCCAGaggaagctaattttgctttgttagaaattcatgcaggttgctgcggtGGTCACTCGGGATTCCGCGATCTCGTGCGcaaaatcattcgggcagggttctactGGCCCAACATCAACAAGgatgccagagagttcgtccgcagATGTGAAGCTTTCCAGAGGCATGCCGGGCGAATCCACGTTCCAGGGGAAACCATGGGAGTAATGAACGCTGCCTGCCCTTTCGACAAGTGGGGCATTGATATCGTCGGGAAGCTGCCCACGGCACCAGGGGGCAAGTGTTTCCTCATAGTGGCAGTCGATTATTTCTCCAAGTGGGTCAAGGCCGAGGCCGTGGGAAAGATTGATGAGGTGACAGTGGAGCGCTTCATTTGGCGGAATATATGTTGCAGATTTGGAGTCCCAAGGGTCATTGTGTCAAACAATGGAACCCAGTTTACAGGGCAGAGGATTGCGGATTTCTGTGACAGGATGGATATCACCCAGCGCTTCGTATCCGTAGCTCATCCTCAAGCAAATGGGCAAGTGGAGCTCGTAAACAGATCAATTTGCGAAGGCATCAAAAAGCGGTTGAATCAGAGCAGAGAGAAATGGGTTGAGGAGTTGGACACCGTTCTTcgggcctaccgaactagcccaaagacagccACGGGCGAAGCACCATTCactctggtgtatggatccaacgcggtgataccagcagaggcaaGGTTGGAATCATATCGCATCATTACCTACGATACAGAGCACAATGCCGATCTCCGAAGAACAGAGCTTGACCTTGTtgaagcacaaagagaagaagctcaagtCAAAGCAGCGAAATATAAGAGTGTCATCAAAGCGGGATACGACAAGGGGGTCAGAGCCCAGAAGCTGGCCAAGGGTGATTTAGTTCTAAAAAGAGCCGACGcattaaaggcagtgggcaagttcgaAGCTAATTGGGAAGGCCCGTTCATCGTCACAGAGGTCTTGGGCGGCGGAGCAtacatattgtcggattcagacggcagagctctccctaGACCATGGAACataaatacactcaaaaagttttatgtataa